A single region of the Selenomonas sp. oral taxon 920 genome encodes:
- a CDS encoding HypC/HybG/HupF family hydrogenase formation chaperone, translating to MCLAVPAKIVDIQDQLASVEVSGVRRAASLMLLPEATVGDYVLVHAGFAMQIVAAEEAERIEALRAEMHGAPRTVESIP from the coding sequence ATGTGTTTAGCAGTTCCTGCAAAAATCGTTGACATACAGGATCAGCTTGCCTCGGTGGAGGTGAGCGGAGTGCGCCGCGCGGCAAGTCTCATGCTGCTGCCAGAGGCGACGGTGGGCGACTATGTGCTCGTCCACGCGGGCTTTGCGATGCAGATCGTTGCGGCGGAGGAGGCGGAGCGCATCGAGGCTCTGCGGGCGGAGATGCACGGTGCGCCGCGTACGGTGGAGAGCATCCCATGA
- the hypF gene encoding carbamoyltransferase HypF, whose protein sequence is MSAHQGGDSIHPAGGARTRRAFRVSGIVQGVGFRPFVYRLAVRYGLAGCVWNDSAGVGIEAEGTAAALDAFAEDVRAEAPLAASVTAVTFEEVSPTGAQVFQILPSPAGTVARTLVSPDLAVCADCRREILSDENRRHGYAFTNCTNCGPRYSIIRGVPYDRPLTSMASFQMCDACQREYDDPADRRFHAQPNACADCGPAYRLLVDGAAQEGDPFARVREIVAAGGIVAVKGIGGYHLACDARSDAAVRRLRARKHREAKALAVMAGSMELVRSLCVVSEEEERWLMSPAAPIVLLRRCTDASDAVAQSAAPGNAYLGVLLPYAPVHLLLLAANDLWVMTSANLSGAPMMCEDAAAVRGLAGIADAILVHNREIVHRVDDSVMRMTAGGRQIIRRSRGFAPTPLALPSARECTVLAGGAELKNTFCLTRGAEAFLSEHIGDLMERSVLASYEATIAHYEQFFAVRPEVLAADLHPAYLSGQYMTARAAREGLPLVRVQHHHAHIAAVLAEHACHERVLGVALDGTGYGDDGASWGGEFMAADLAAYERCAHFAYIPLPGGDRAAAEPWRLALWVLHGMYGAELAAHAPRFAAALPAGWELLMQATAAGVNAPPTSSAGRLFDAAAALLDICRVNVYEGQAAIGLELCARHARRAGVVLPYRMNCASVSMTVDFFPVLCALADGAEGLTAEERAGRALDFHVTMAAAVAEMLGILATRTGLRTAVLSGGVFQNALLLENLLTRLGDFRVLLPHNAPPNDGGIAYGQAAAALARMG, encoded by the coding sequence ATGAGCGCGCATCAGGGCGGCGATTCCATACATCCTGCGGGAGGCGCGCGTACAAGGCGCGCTTTTCGTGTCTCAGGGATTGTGCAGGGCGTGGGGTTCCGCCCCTTTGTCTATCGGCTTGCCGTGAGGTACGGACTGGCGGGATGCGTGTGGAATGACAGCGCGGGTGTCGGCATCGAGGCGGAGGGGACGGCGGCGGCTCTCGATGCGTTTGCAGAGGACGTGCGCGCGGAGGCTCCGCTTGCGGCATCTGTAACCGCTGTGACATTCGAGGAGGTCTCGCCGACGGGGGCACAGGTCTTTCAGATCCTGCCGAGCCCTGCGGGAACGGTCGCGCGGACGCTTGTCTCACCCGACCTCGCGGTCTGTGCGGACTGCCGCCGTGAGATTTTGTCCGATGAAAACAGGCGGCACGGCTACGCCTTTACGAACTGTACGAACTGCGGCCCGCGCTACTCGATCATCCGCGGCGTTCCCTATGATCGTCCGCTGACCTCGATGGCTTCGTTTCAGATGTGTGATGCGTGCCAGCGCGAGTACGATGACCCCGCTGATCGCCGCTTTCACGCCCAGCCGAATGCGTGCGCGGATTGCGGCCCCGCCTATCGTCTCCTCGTCGATGGGGCGGCGCAGGAGGGCGATCCGTTCGCGCGGGTGCGGGAGATTGTCGCGGCGGGCGGCATTGTTGCGGTCAAGGGCATCGGCGGCTATCATCTCGCGTGCGATGCGCGCAGTGACGCGGCGGTGCGCCGCCTGCGGGCGAGGAAGCACCGTGAGGCGAAGGCACTCGCCGTGATGGCGGGGTCGATGGAACTGGTGCGGTCGCTGTGTGTCGTCTCCGAGGAGGAGGAGCGGTGGCTCATGTCTCCTGCCGCGCCAATTGTGCTGCTTCGTCGGTGCACGGATGCGTCGGATGCTGTCGCACAGAGCGCTGCGCCGGGGAATGCGTACCTCGGCGTGCTGCTGCCGTATGCCCCCGTGCATCTGCTTTTGCTCGCGGCAAACGACCTCTGGGTGATGACGAGTGCGAACCTCAGCGGTGCGCCGATGATGTGCGAGGATGCGGCTGCCGTGCGGGGGCTTGCGGGAATTGCGGATGCGATTCTCGTGCACAATCGGGAGATCGTGCACCGCGTTGACGATTCGGTGATGCGCATGACGGCGGGCGGACGGCAGATCATCCGCCGCAGCCGCGGCTTTGCGCCGACACCGCTTGCGCTGCCGTCTGCACGGGAATGCACGGTGCTCGCGGGCGGCGCAGAGCTGAAGAATACGTTCTGCCTGACGCGCGGGGCAGAGGCGTTTCTGAGCGAGCATATCGGCGATCTGATGGAGCGTTCTGTACTTGCGTCCTACGAGGCGACCATCGCACATTACGAGCAGTTCTTTGCGGTGCGGCCGGAGGTGCTTGCAGCAGACCTCCATCCTGCCTATCTCTCGGGGCAATACATGACGGCGCGTGCCGCACGGGAGGGGCTTCCGCTCGTGCGCGTGCAGCACCATCACGCGCACATTGCTGCGGTGCTCGCCGAACACGCCTGTCATGAGCGCGTGCTCGGTGTCGCGCTCGACGGGACGGGGTACGGCGATGACGGTGCTTCGTGGGGCGGGGAGTTTATGGCTGCGGATTTGGCAGCCTATGAGCGGTGCGCCCACTTTGCCTATATCCCCCTGCCGGGCGGCGACCGAGCGGCCGCAGAGCCGTGGCGGCTCGCGCTCTGGGTGCTCCACGGGATGTACGGGGCAGAGCTTGCGGCGCATGCACCGCGCTTTGCGGCTGCACTTCCCGCAGGATGGGAACTGCTGATGCAGGCGACGGCGGCGGGGGTGAATGCACCGCCGACCTCGAGCGCGGGGCGGCTCTTCGATGCGGCGGCGGCACTGCTCGACATTTGCCGCGTAAATGTGTACGAGGGACAGGCGGCAATCGGACTGGAACTCTGTGCGCGGCACGCACGGCGGGCGGGCGTTGTGCTGCCGTATCGTATGAACTGCGCGTCTGTGTCGATGACGGTGGATTTTTTTCCTGTGCTGTGTGCGCTGGCGGACGGCGCAGAGGGGCTGACGGCGGAGGAGCGTGCGGGACGTGCGCTTGACTTCCATGTGACGATGGCGGCGGCGGTCGCGGAGATGCTCGGCATTTTGGCAACGCGGACGGGACTTCGCACGGCGGTGCTTTCGGGCGGTGTGTTCCAGAATGCGCTGCTGCTGGAGAATCTGCTCACGCGTCTCGGCGATTTCCGTGTGCTCCTGCCGCACAACGCCCCGCCGAACGATGGCGGCATTGCGTATGGGCAGGCGGCGGCGGCGCTCGCACGGATGGGATGA
- a CDS encoding HyaD/HybD family hydrogenase maturation endopeptidase has protein sequence MSVIDDQLVAVAPVTVLGIGNIILRDEGFGVRAVEYLEEHFHFPHDVRLLDGGTLGPELLHFVTGTQKLLILDAVAGDAPAGTVYRFEDDAVMAHFQEKMSSHEIGIQDVLAWLTVTERAIPNVVVLGMQPYEVTAGLSLSPEMAAALPHFAHRAVEELVRWGIVPAERPKQSRQSA, from the coding sequence ATGAGCGTAATCGATGACCAGTTGGTTGCGGTGGCGCCCGTGACGGTGCTCGGCATCGGCAATATTATTTTGCGGGACGAGGGCTTTGGCGTGCGTGCCGTGGAGTATCTGGAGGAGCACTTCCACTTTCCGCACGATGTCCGTCTGCTCGACGGCGGGACGCTCGGCCCCGAGCTGCTGCATTTCGTCACGGGGACACAGAAGCTGCTCATCCTCGATGCGGTCGCGGGCGACGCACCTGCGGGCACGGTCTACCGCTTTGAGGACGACGCGGTGATGGCGCATTTTCAGGAAAAGATGTCTTCACATGAAATCGGGATTCAGGATGTGCTCGCGTGGCTGACGGTGACGGAGCGGGCGATTCCGAACGTCGTTGTGCTCGGAATGCAGCCGTACGAGGTGACGGCGGGGCTCTCGCTCAGTCCGGAGATGGCGGCGGCACTGCCGCACTTTGCGCATCGTGCGGTGGAGGAGCTGGTACGCTGGGGAATTGTTCCCGCAGAGCGTCCGAAACAGAGCCGGCAGAGCGCATGA
- the hypB gene encoding hydrogenase nickel incorporation protein HypB produces the protein MKVVVKADILGRNEATAAENAALFARHGIYALNLLGSPGCGKTSLLEQTLAALGGELRMAVVEGDLFTTKDAARIERCGAPVVQINTSGGCHLDAAMVAAALGKLDLSALDLLVIENVGNLVCPAEFALGEDAKAVALSITEGDDKPLKYPLIFKESAVALLNKVDILPYTNFDMEAAERDITALHPGIAVLPVSCRTGEGLPVWYDWLRAQVQAKKKQT, from the coding sequence ATGAAGGTAGTTGTAAAGGCGGACATCCTCGGGCGGAATGAGGCGACGGCGGCGGAGAACGCGGCACTCTTTGCGCGGCATGGCATCTACGCGCTGAATCTCCTCGGCTCGCCCGGCTGCGGCAAGACCTCGCTGCTCGAGCAGACGCTTGCGGCGCTCGGCGGGGAGCTGCGCATGGCGGTCGTCGAGGGAGATCTCTTCACGACGAAGGATGCGGCGCGGATCGAACGCTGCGGCGCACCCGTCGTGCAGATCAACACGAGCGGCGGCTGTCATCTGGATGCGGCGATGGTCGCGGCGGCACTTGGGAAACTGGATTTGTCCGCGCTCGACCTCCTCGTGATTGAAAATGTCGGCAACCTTGTCTGTCCCGCCGAGTTTGCGCTCGGCGAGGATGCAAAGGCGGTCGCGCTCAGCATCACGGAGGGCGACGACAAGCCGCTGAAGTACCCGCTCATTTTCAAGGAGTCGGCGGTGGCTCTCCTCAACAAGGTGGACATTCTGCCCTATACGAATTTCGATATGGAGGCGGCGGAGCGCGACATCACGGCACTCCATCCCGGCATTGCCGTGCTGCCCGTCTCGTGCCGTACGGGCGAGGGGCTCCCCGTGTGGTATGACTGGCTGCGCGCGCAGGTGCAGGCGAAGAAGAAACAGACGTGA
- the hypA gene encoding hydrogenase maturation nickel metallochaperone HypA — MHEMAIAEGILDIALTHARDNDAQRIERIHLLLGELSGVETEALTLAFRTLVRGTMAETAALTWTRIPLAGRCHDCGKERALRPQDYLCPDCGGGMEFTHGREMRVDYIEME, encoded by the coding sequence ATGCACGAGATGGCGATTGCCGAGGGCATCCTTGACATCGCCCTCACGCACGCACGGGACAATGATGCGCAGCGCATCGAGCGCATCCACCTCCTCCTCGGCGAGCTCTCGGGGGTGGAGACGGAGGCGCTGACGCTTGCCTTTCGGACGCTCGTGCGCGGGACCATGGCGGAGACGGCGGCACTGACGTGGACGCGCATCCCCCTTGCGGGACGCTGCCACGACTGCGGCAAAGAACGCGCACTGCGCCCGCAGGACTACCTCTGTCCCGACTGCGGCGGCGGGATGGAGTTCACGCATGGGCGCGAGATGCGCGTCGACTATATAGAGATGGAATAG
- the cybH gene encoding Ni/Fe-hydrogenase, b-type cytochrome subunit, with protein sequence MKQEERKEYYLFSPFLRIFHWLMVIAIIVLFITGFLITKPPVILASEPTNTPLLMNLVRNIHFIAAFAFCAGFIGRVYGFIINRGDRLFPHFWKKQYYLDAWEVVQHYIFLRTSHRPFLRNPLARAAYAGLYVMVAVEVLTGFAMYYMTEPSAIGGILFGWVNRVLGNEFMSHFVHHYAAWAIMLFAIGHFYLVVRAEFMEGEAEVSSMFAGSKLLRHTAADAQDVE encoded by the coding sequence ATGAAACAAGAAGAACGCAAGGAGTACTACCTCTTTAGCCCCTTTCTGCGCATCTTTCATTGGCTGATGGTCATTGCGATCATCGTGCTCTTTATCACGGGGTTCCTCATTACGAAGCCGCCCGTGATTCTTGCCTCCGAGCCGACGAATACGCCGCTCCTGATGAATCTCGTGCGCAACATCCACTTCATTGCGGCGTTTGCGTTCTGTGCGGGCTTCATCGGGCGCGTCTACGGCTTTATTATCAATCGCGGCGACCGCCTTTTCCCGCATTTCTGGAAAAAGCAGTACTATCTGGATGCGTGGGAGGTCGTGCAGCACTACATTTTCCTGCGTACGTCTCATCGCCCCTTCCTGCGCAACCCTCTGGCGCGCGCAGCATACGCGGGGCTGTATGTGATGGTGGCGGTCGAGGTGCTGACGGGCTTTGCCATGTACTACATGACGGAGCCGTCGGCGATTGGCGGCATCCTGTTCGGCTGGGTGAACCGTGTCCTCGGGAACGAGTTCATGTCGCATTTCGTGCATCACTATGCAGCGTGGGCGATTATGCTGTTCGCGATTGGGCATTTCTACCTCGTCGTCCGTGCGGAGTTCATGGAGGGCGAGGCGGAGGTCTCAAGTATGTTCGCAGGGTCGAAGCTGCTGCGGCATACGGCGGCGGACGCGCAGGATGTGGAGTAA
- a CDS encoding nickel-dependent hydrogenase large subunit, whose protein sequence is MKHVVVDPITRIEGHLRVEIQVDEATGKVTDAISSGTAWRGLELVMNDRDPRDAWAYIQRICGVCTSSHALGCLRAVEDAFGITIPKNAHYIRNIIAACLGHQDHIIHFYHLHALDWVSPLEALKADPAATAALQNTVLATYRLPFRGPAGLETEAYPHDVPVSNPEYYAAIKAKVQKIVESGQLGIFSAQWWDHPDYQMLPPEVHLMAISHYLEMLDKQKDLVVPHVVFGGKNPHPHYVLGGMPCSISMEDGNAPINTARLAIVDRSIQSARHMMNDYYLPDVLAIGHLYVQKGYVSGGGLAKERVLAFGMFPQEPFSGATNGDFFSKLLVRCNGVVENFAGGVMQAKVYDFKMEDVSDPEVISESVEHGWYEYSGGDSKGLHPWEGETKPHYTEPKEGTKTEWKALNEQGKYSWLKTPKWRGKLCEVGPLARYIVLYTKAKQGLLGDLTWAEQMIVDQIDAVTKVLGVPAEAWLPSTVGRTAARALDAQLQAEISKFFFDKLVANIKSGDTRVVNNDKWDPSTWPKEAKGVGFYEAPRGGLSHWVVIKDGKVANYQAVVPTTWNACPRDDAAGHGAYEMSMMDTPVKIADKPLEIVKAVRSFDPCMACSTHLFNAKGEKIRVVTTDPYAGVRVDE, encoded by the coding sequence ATGAAACACGTTGTTGTCGACCCGATTACGCGCATTGAGGGACATCTGCGCGTTGAGATCCAGGTGGATGAGGCGACGGGCAAGGTCACGGATGCCATCTCCTCCGGTACGGCATGGCGCGGCCTCGAGCTCGTCATGAATGATCGCGACCCGCGTGACGCATGGGCATACATCCAGCGCATCTGCGGCGTCTGCACGTCGTCCCATGCGCTCGGCTGCCTACGTGCCGTGGAGGATGCGTTCGGCATCACCATCCCGAAGAACGCACACTATATTCGCAACATCATCGCGGCGTGTCTCGGACATCAGGACCACATCATCCATTTCTACCATCTGCACGCCCTCGACTGGGTCAGCCCGCTCGAGGCGCTCAAGGCGGATCCTGCGGCGACGGCGGCACTCCAGAATACGGTGCTCGCGACCTACCGTCTCCCCTTTCGCGGTCCTGCGGGGCTCGAGACGGAGGCATACCCGCATGACGTACCCGTATCGAATCCCGAGTACTATGCGGCGATCAAGGCGAAGGTGCAGAAGATCGTGGAGAGCGGCCAGCTCGGTATTTTCTCCGCGCAGTGGTGGGATCACCCCGACTATCAGATGCTGCCGCCCGAGGTGCATCTGATGGCGATTTCGCACTACCTCGAGATGCTGGACAAGCAGAAGGATCTCGTCGTACCGCACGTTGTCTTCGGCGGCAAGAACCCGCACCCACACTATGTGCTGGGCGGTATGCCCTGCTCCATCTCGATGGAGGACGGCAATGCGCCGATCAACACGGCACGCCTGGCGATTGTCGACCGCTCGATCCAGTCCGCGCGCCACATGATGAACGACTACTACCTGCCGGACGTGCTCGCCATCGGGCATCTGTATGTGCAGAAGGGCTATGTCTCGGGCGGCGGGCTCGCGAAGGAGCGCGTGCTCGCGTTCGGTATGTTCCCGCAGGAGCCGTTCAGCGGTGCGACAAACGGCGATTTCTTCAGCAAGCTGCTCGTACGCTGCAACGGCGTCGTGGAGAACTTCGCGGGCGGCGTGATGCAGGCAAAGGTTTATGACTTTAAGATGGAGGATGTCTCCGACCCCGAGGTCATCAGCGAGAGTGTTGAGCACGGCTGGTACGAGTACAGCGGCGGCGACAGCAAGGGTCTCCATCCGTGGGAGGGCGAGACGAAGCCGCACTACACGGAGCCGAAGGAAGGCACGAAGACGGAGTGGAAGGCGCTGAACGAGCAGGGCAAATACTCGTGGCTCAAGACGCCGAAATGGCGCGGCAAGCTCTGCGAGGTCGGTCCGCTCGCGCGTTACATCGTGCTCTACACGAAGGCAAAGCAGGGGCTGCTCGGCGACCTCACGTGGGCGGAGCAGATGATCGTCGACCAGATCGACGCGGTGACGAAGGTGCTCGGCGTTCCTGCCGAGGCGTGGCTGCCCTCGACGGTTGGCCGCACGGCGGCGCGTGCGCTCGATGCGCAGCTGCAGGCGGAGATCAGCAAGTTCTTCTTTGACAAGCTCGTCGCGAACATCAAGAGCGGCGACACGCGCGTGGTGAACAACGACAAGTGGGATCCCTCGACCTGGCCGAAGGAGGCAAAGGGCGTTGGCTTCTACGAGGCACCGCGCGGCGGACTCAGCCACTGGGTCGTCATCAAGGACGGCAAGGTCGCGAACTATCAGGCGGTCGTGCCGACGACGTGGAACGCCTGCCCGCGCGATGATGCGGCGGGACACGGCGCATACGAGATGTCGATGATGGATACGCCCGTGAAGATTGCGGACAAGCCGCTCGAGATCGTGAAGGCGGTGCGCTCGTTCGACCCGTGCATGGCGTGCTCGACTCACCTCTTTAACGCGAAGGGGGAGAAGATCCGCGTCGTCACGACCGACCCCTACGCCGGCGTGCGCGTGGACGAATAG
- a CDS encoding hydrogenase small subunit, protein MSKRESLWEAYLAKGMSRRSFLKGCVTLTSLMGLSTDMMTKVVEAAETKPLPVVIWLHGHECTGCDESFIRSGAPLASDLVLNSIALEYSHVLSAGCGEPFEEHLETTIKKYHGEYILAVEGAVASGAHEYTCMSGGHPFSHTLRRVAEGAKAVIAYGTCATAGGIQAAAPNPTESTGIRSFIGSKPYIAVPGCPPIPEVMTGVVMHVALFGTLPPLDGEGRPRQFYGNRIHDTCYRRPFFDAGMFADRFDDAGAKAGWCLYHLGCRGPETYNSCGNLRWYQGMSYPIQSGAPCIGCSNANFWDDAPFSKRLPEYDGIDVDMVGAGLAVATAVGVAAHAGASLVQKKCHEKQLEKEGKQVHE, encoded by the coding sequence GTGAGTAAAAGGGAGAGCTTATGGGAGGCCTATCTCGCAAAGGGCATGAGCCGCCGCAGCTTTTTGAAGGGCTGTGTGACGCTCACGTCCCTGATGGGGCTGAGCACGGACATGATGACGAAGGTCGTCGAGGCGGCGGAGACGAAGCCGCTGCCGGTCGTGATCTGGCTGCATGGGCACGAGTGCACGGGCTGCGATGAGTCCTTCATCCGCTCGGGTGCGCCGCTTGCATCCGATCTCGTACTGAACAGCATCGCGCTTGAGTACAGCCATGTCCTGAGTGCGGGCTGCGGTGAGCCGTTCGAGGAGCACCTCGAGACGACGATCAAAAAGTACCACGGGGAGTACATTCTCGCGGTCGAGGGCGCGGTTGCATCGGGCGCGCACGAGTATACCTGCATGTCGGGCGGACATCCCTTCTCGCATACGCTGAGGCGTGTCGCCGAGGGGGCAAAGGCGGTCATCGCCTACGGGACGTGTGCGACGGCGGGCGGCATCCAGGCGGCTGCGCCGAATCCGACGGAGTCCACGGGCATTCGCTCGTTCATTGGTTCAAAGCCCTACATCGCCGTGCCCGGCTGCCCGCCGATCCCCGAGGTCATGACGGGCGTCGTCATGCATGTCGCGCTCTTCGGTACGCTGCCCCCGCTCGACGGGGAGGGACGGCCGCGCCAGTTCTACGGCAACCGCATTCACGACACTTGCTACCGCCGTCCGTTCTTCGATGCGGGCATGTTTGCCGATCGCTTCGACGATGCGGGGGCAAAGGCGGGATGGTGTCTCTACCACCTCGGGTGCCGAGGACCTGAGACCTACAACTCCTGCGGCAATCTGCGCTGGTATCAGGGGATGTCGTACCCGATCCAGTCGGGTGCGCCCTGCATCGGGTGCAGCAATGCGAATTTCTGGGACGATGCACCCTTCTCGAAACGTCTGCCCGAGTATGACGGCATCGATGTGGATATGGTCGGTGCGGGTCTTGCCGTCGCTACGGCGGTCGGTGTCGCGGCACACGCGGGCGCGAGCCTTGTGCAGAAGAAATGCCACGAGAAGCAGCTCGAAAAAGAGGGAAAGCAGGTGCATGAATGA
- a CDS encoding M23 family metallopeptidase yields the protein MNEEKRYKIQFIDSEEDVTRTVRLSLRSLRLIAVGAGAAVAVLAVGAVLSIYTLMNGEMHASETAQLREANRIQQEQILQVSKKASALQQDLDSLRRAEDGLRAIVGAPPAAADETVQEGTVSPTGGEQHAPTTADLSEALEMIEERLGTRRSSIDLLAETMRREFPGAASYASDSAPHTMPSIWPAAGYVSSPYGLRFGGTEFHQGIDIAADMGTPIVATADGIVTAAGWNGGYGNMVDVDHGGGIVTRYGHASALAVTVGQQVRRGEVIAYVGSTGRSTGPHVHYEVRVDGQPVNPAGYL from the coding sequence TTGAACGAAGAAAAACGCTATAAAATCCAATTCATCGACAGCGAGGAGGATGTGACGCGCACTGTGCGCCTGTCGCTCCGCTCCCTACGCCTGATTGCCGTGGGGGCGGGCGCAGCGGTCGCCGTGCTCGCTGTCGGCGCGGTGCTCTCCATCTACACGCTGATGAACGGAGAAATGCACGCGTCTGAGACGGCACAGCTGCGCGAGGCGAACCGCATCCAACAGGAGCAGATCCTGCAGGTGTCGAAAAAGGCATCCGCCCTCCAACAGGATCTTGACAGTCTCCGCCGCGCCGAGGACGGGCTGCGTGCCATCGTCGGTGCACCGCCCGCCGCGGCGGACGAGACTGTGCAGGAGGGAACGGTCTCGCCGACGGGCGGAGAGCAGCATGCGCCGACCACGGCGGATCTCTCCGAGGCACTTGAGATGATCGAGGAGCGTCTCGGTACGCGCCGCTCGTCCATCGACCTCCTCGCCGAGACCATGCGCAGGGAGTTCCCGGGGGCGGCATCCTATGCCTCGGACAGCGCACCGCACACGATGCCCTCCATCTGGCCGGCGGCGGGCTACGTCAGCTCGCCCTACGGTCTGCGCTTTGGCGGTACGGAGTTCCATCAAGGGATCGACATTGCCGCCGATATGGGCACGCCCATCGTTGCGACCGCTGACGGCATTGTCACGGCGGCAGGGTGGAACGGCGGCTATGGAAACATGGTCGATGTGGACCACGGCGGCGGCATTGTGACGCGCTACGGGCACGCCTCCGCGCTCGCCGTGACGGTTGGACAGCAGGTGCGGCGCGGTGAGGTCATCGCCTATGTCGGCTCGACGGGACGCTCTACGGGACCCCATGTTCACTACGAGGTGCGCGTTGATGGGCAGCCCGTCAACCCCGCAGGATATTTATAA
- a CDS encoding DUF4446 family protein, with protein MFLNNLVNYIASHATVLLLTCMLLILILLILVIYTMVRLSTMRARYREMMRGSQTENLEGMLIQHIHEVEKVSAINTRILEENELIRQFIRKSLVRTAMVRFRAFEDMGGDLSYAVAMLDANNDGIIFSSIFARADSRSYIKPIKGGSSEYPLTDEEKGVLREAMAQPLPIQY; from the coding sequence TTGTTTCTAAACAATCTCGTTAACTATATTGCATCGCATGCGACGGTACTTTTGCTGACCTGCATGCTGCTGATACTGATCTTATTGATACTGGTTATCTACACAATGGTGCGTCTCTCGACGATGCGGGCGCGGTACCGCGAGATGATGCGCGGCTCGCAGACGGAGAACCTCGAGGGAATGCTGATCCAGCACATTCACGAAGTGGAGAAGGTCTCCGCGATCAACACGCGCATCCTCGAGGAGAACGAACTGATCCGCCAGTTCATCCGCAAATCTCTCGTACGCACTGCGATGGTGCGTTTCCGCGCGTTCGAGGACATGGGGGGCGATCTCAGCTATGCTGTCGCCATGCTCGACGCGAACAACGACGGGATCATCTTTTCGAGCATCTTCGCGCGTGCGGACTCGCGCAGCTACATCAAGCCGATCAAGGGCGGCTCCTCGGAGTACCCGCTGACGGACGAGGAGAAGGGCGTGCTGCGGGAAGCGATGGCGCAGCCGCTGCCGATCCAGTATTGA
- a CDS encoding ParB/RepB/Spo0J family partition protein: protein MKKAKTGGLGRGLGALGLGRNALAGGQKKTETIAPAEAQVQTPAPALSASTPAELPVDAIQPNRFQPRREFDEAALEELRESIVRHGILQPLSVRAVGDGKYELIAGERRLRAARLAGLGAVPVVFRTASDAELAEMALIENIQREDLNPIEEARAYERLLTEFRLSQEELARRVARSRSAIANSVRLLRLAEEVQAFVANGVLTMGQVRPLLTLDTPTLQREAAEYIQEHELSARGAEALVKRLVKDPNALKKTAEPAKSARTPDIFVREAEERLTRSLGTKVRIQEGREKGKGRLEISYFSMDDLERLLSLLTETEGAGKEDKRAALRAISTQNFTV, encoded by the coding sequence GTGAAGAAGGCTAAGACAGGCGGCCTCGGGCGCGGCCTCGGGGCGCTCGGCCTCGGCAGAAACGCGCTTGCGGGCGGGCAAAAAAAGACGGAAACCATCGCCCCGGCAGAGGCGCAGGTGCAGACACCCGCGCCCGCATTGTCCGCGAGTACTCCCGCCGAACTCCCTGTGGATGCGATTCAGCCGAACCGATTTCAGCCGCGGCGCGAGTTCGATGAAGCAGCACTCGAGGAGCTGCGCGAGTCCATCGTGCGGCACGGGATTCTTCAGCCGCTCTCCGTTCGTGCCGTCGGCGACGGAAAGTATGAGCTCATCGCGGGCGAACGCCGCCTGCGTGCGGCACGCCTTGCAGGGCTCGGCGCCGTGCCCGTCGTTTTTCGCACGGCGTCGGATGCAGAGCTTGCAGAGATGGCACTCATCGAGAACATTCAGCGCGAGGATCTTAACCCGATCGAGGAGGCACGTGCCTACGAACGGCTCTTGACCGAGTTCCGTCTCTCGCAGGAGGAGCTTGCCCGCCGCGTGGCGCGCAGCCGCTCGGCGATTGCGAACAGCGTCCGCCTCCTGCGGCTCGCGGAGGAGGTACAGGCATTCGTTGCGAACGGAGTCCTCACAATGGGGCAGGTGCGGCCGCTTCTCACCCTCGACACGCCCACACTCCAACGTGAGGCAGCGGAGTACATCCAGGAGCACGAGCTCTCTGCGCGCGGCGCAGAGGCACTTGTCAAGCGCCTCGTCAAGGATCCGAACGCCCTTAAAAAGACGGCGGAGCCGGCAAAATCGGCACGCACGCCGGACATCTTCGTCCGCGAGGCGGAGGAGCGCCTGACACGAAGCCTCGGGACGAAGGTGCGCATACAGGAGGGGCGCGAAAAGGGAAAGGGAAGGCTCGAGATCAGCTATTTCTCGATGGATGACCTCGAACGCCTCCTGAGTCTGCTCACAGAGACCGAGGGCGCGGGGAAAGAGGACAAACGCGCTGCCCTGCGCGCCATCTCCACGCAGAACTTCACGGTGTGA